A window of Thiocapsa bogorovii genomic DNA:
TCCCAGCCCGTGCCGGTGCCGAGCTCGATGACGGCCGGCGGCACGAAGGCAAAGACCTGCGCATCGCGGATCTGCGAGAACGCCTGCATCGCCTGCCCGGCGACCGCCTTGACCTTGAGGTCCGGTCGGTCGCGCTCGTCCCAGTCCTTCATGCGCACGAATCCGAACGCCATGTTCTGACCCTGTCCGGCGAAGCTGAAGCCGGCCACGGTGATGAGCTCCTGGACCGCCTCGGACTCGTCTTCGAGAAAATGGCGCTCGACCTCGCGCATCACCTCCAGCGTGCGCTCGCGTGTTGCACCCGCGGGCAGCATCACCTGCATGATGAGGATGCCTTGGTCCTCGTCCGGCAGAAAGGCGGTCGGCAGGCGCGCATAGGACAGGCCCAAGCCGGCGACGAGCATGAGATAGACCACAAGGAACAGCTTGCGCCGTCCCAGGATGCCCTTCACGCCCTTGATGTAGCCGCCGGTACCGCGGTTGAAATTGCGGTTGAACCAGCCGAAGAAGCCGCGTCGCTCGCCCTGATGTCCAGGCTTGAGCAGCGTCGCCGCCAAGGCCGGGCTCAGGGTCAGGGCGACCACCACCGACAGCAGCATGGCCGAGACGATGGTGACGGAGAACTGCCGGTAGATGACCCCGGTCGAGCCGCCGAAGAAGGCCATGGGTACGAACACGGCGGACAGTACCAGGGCGATGCCGATCAGGGCCCCGGTGATCTGATCCATGGAGCGGCGTGTGGCCTCCTTGGGCGGCAGACCCTCCTCGTGCATGACACGCTCGACGTTCTCGACGACCACGATGGCGTCGTCCACCAGCAGACCGATCGCCAGCACCATCGCGAACAGGGTCAGGGTGTTGATCGAATAGCCGAAGGCCGCCAGCACGCCGAAGGTTCCGAGCAGAACGACCGGCACGGCGAGCGTCGGGATCAGGGTCGCGCGCAGGTTCTGCAGGAACAGATACATGACCAGGAAGACCAGGATCACCGCCTCGATCAGGGTCTTGATCACCTCGCCGATGGAGATCTGCACGAAGGGTGTGGTGTCGTACGGGAACACCGCCTCGACCCCGGCCGGGAAGAAGGGCGCGAGCTCATCGAGCCGCGCACGGACGGCGGCGGCGGTCTCCAGTGCATTGGCCCCGGTCGCGAGGCGGATCGCCATGCCGGCGGCCGGGCTGCCGTTGTGGAAGGCGGCGGTGGTGTAGCTCTCGCTGCCCAGCTCGATGCGCGCGACGTCGCGCAGATAGACCGTCGAGCCGTCGGCCGCGGTGCGCAGCCGGATGGCGCCGAACGCCTCGGGTGTGTTGAGACGGCTCTGTACGTTCACGGTCGCATTCAGCCGTTGGCCGGGTTCGGCCGGGACGGCGCCGAGCTGGCCGGCAGAGATCTGGGCGTTCTCGGCCTTGATGGCGGTTGCGACGTCGGTCGGTGTCAGACCGAACTGATTGAGCCGGTTCGGGTCGAGCCAGATCCGCATCGCATACTGGGCACCGAAGAGCGTGATCTCGCCGACGCCGGGGACACGGCTGAGCGGATCCTTGACCAAGCTGGCCATGTAGTCGCTCATGTCCGCGCTCTCGAGCCGCCCGTCACGCGAGACGAAAGCGACGACCATCATGAAGTTACGCACCGATTTGGCGACCTGCAGCCCTTGCTGGGTCACCTCGGCGGGCAAGAGTGCCGTGGCCGTCTGCAACTTGTTCTGGACCTGCATCTGGGCGACGTCGGCATTCGTGCCGTTCTCGAAGGTCAGGGTCACGGTCGCGATCCCGGTCGACTCGCTCGTCGAGGACATGTAGCGCAGCCCGTCGAGCCCGTTCATCTGCTGCTCGATGACCTGGGTCACGGAGTCCTGCAGTGTCTGTGCCGAGGCACCCGGATAGTTGGCGGTGATGGAAATCGCCGGCGGCGCGATGCTCGGATACTGGGAGACCGGAAGGGTCAGAATCGACAGCACCCCGGCAAGCATGATGACGATCGCGATGACCCAGGCGAAGACGGGGCGATCGATGAAAAAACGGGCCATGGGGTTGGAGTCCTTGGTTCGGGAGTGGGGGGTTGCGGGGGGAATGGTGCGAGCAGCCCTCGGCTCTTGGGTCTGGGCTATCAGCTATCAGCTATCAGCTATCAGCTATCAGCCGTTGGCCCGGGGCCATCCGCCGGCACATTTCGTCTGAAAGCTCATAGCTGATGGCTGATGGCTGATAGCTGACAGCTAACCGCTGACAGCTCACCTCACCGCTGCGAAGCCCGGCTGATCGCCGAGGTCCGTCACCCGGACCTGCGTGCCCGGCCGGGCCTTCTGGCTGCCCTCGACGATGACGCGATCGCCCGGTTCGAGCCCGGCGTCCACCAGCCAGTGATCGCCGATGGTGCGCGTCGTCTCGATCTTGCGCTCCTCCACCGTGCCCTCGTCGTTCACGACCAAGGCGATCGGGTTGCCGCGACGGTCGTGTTGGACACCCTGTTGCGGAACCAGGATGGCGTCCGGGCGGATGCCTTCCTCCACCCGAGCGCGGACGAACATCCCCGGCAGAAGCTCTTGCTCGGGGTTCGGGATGGTGGCGCGCAGCGTGACCGTACCGGTTCCCTGATCGACCGTGACCTCGGAGGATTCGAGGCGTCCGGCATGCGGATGGATCCTGCCGTCCTCCAGGATGAGCGTCACCTTCGCCTGCTCGCCCTCCGGTCTCTCCAGGCCGCCGTCGGCCAAGGCGCGGCGCAGCTTGAGCAACTGGGTGCTGGATTGGGTGAGGTCGACGTAAATGGGATCGATCTGCTGCACCGTCGCCAGCTCCTCGGCCTGGTTGGCCGTCACCAGGGCACCTTGCGTGACCCGCGAACGTCCGATTCGTCCGGCAATCGGCGACGCGACCCGACTGTAGGCGAGATCGATCCGCGCGCGCTCCAAAGCGGCCTGATCGACAGCGACACTGGCCGCGGCCTCTTTGAGCGCCGCCTGGGTATCGTCGTTGTCCTCCTGGCTGACCGCCTTGGACTTGGCGAGAAGCGCATAGCGATCGGCCTTCAGCCGCGCCCGATCCAAGGTCGCCTGCGAGCGCGCCAGCGCGGCCTCGGCGCTGTCGTAAGCCGCCTGGTAGACGGCCGGGTCGATTTGATAAAGCACTTGGCCCGCGCTGATCTCGCCGCCTTCGGTGAAGAGCCGTTCCTGGATGAGGCCGCTGACGCGTGGTCGCACCTCCGCGATCCGATAAGGTACGGTGCGGCCGGGAAGCTCCGTCGTCAGCGTGGTCGGGCGGGCGACAATCGTGACCGTGCCGACCTCGGGCGGCGGAGGTGCCGCGGGCGCGGCATTGCCGGCAGGCGTCTGATTGCATCCGGCGAGGAGCAGTGCGATGCCGATCGGCAAGGCGAGGGCGATGCCGATCTGACGGCGGGCGGATCCCATGAGATACCTCGAAGTGCGGTGTCGACCGTTGACTGTTGTAGAGTGAACGTTCATTCTAGTTCGTGACCGAACTTTAGACCG
This region includes:
- a CDS encoding efflux RND transporter permease subunit — its product is MARFFIDRPVFAWVIAIVIMLAGVLSILTLPVSQYPSIAPPAISITANYPGASAQTLQDSVTQVIEQQMNGLDGLRYMSSTSESTGIATVTLTFENGTNADVAQMQVQNKLQTATALLPAEVTQQGLQVAKSVRNFMMVVAFVSRDGRLESADMSDYMASLVKDPLSRVPGVGEITLFGAQYAMRIWLDPNRLNQFGLTPTDVATAIKAENAQISAGQLGAVPAEPGQRLNATVNVQSRLNTPEAFGAIRLRTAADGSTVYLRDVARIELGSESYTTAAFHNGSPAAGMAIRLATGANALETAAAVRARLDELAPFFPAGVEAVFPYDTTPFVQISIGEVIKTLIEAVILVFLVMYLFLQNLRATLIPTLAVPVVLLGTFGVLAAFGYSINTLTLFAMVLAIGLLVDDAIVVVENVERVMHEEGLPPKEATRRSMDQITGALIGIALVLSAVFVPMAFFGGSTGVIYRQFSVTIVSAMLLSVVVALTLSPALAATLLKPGHQGERRGFFGWFNRNFNRGTGGYIKGVKGILGRRKLFLVVYLMLVAGLGLSYARLPTAFLPDEDQGILIMQVMLPAGATRERTLEVMREVERHFLEDESEAVQELITVAGFSFAGQGQNMAFGFVRMKDWDERDRPDLKVKAVAGQAMQAFSQIRDAQVFAFVPPAVIELGTGTGWDAQLQDRAGVGHEALMAARGQFLGMANADPALAAVRPNGREDEAQFKVEIDRTKAGALGLSLADINTALSAAWGSAYVDDFVHEGRVKKVYLQADAPYRMLPEDLDDWHARNADGEMVPFSAFASGSWVYGSPRLERYNGLPSAQVMGQAAPGVSSGEAMDAVEALVTKLPPGIGLEWTGLSFEERAAGAQAPLLYALSALVVFLALAALYESWSVPFAVILAVPLGVLGAVLAVTWRGLPADIYFQVGLLATIGLSAKNAILIVEFAKTLQEHGKNAVAAALEAARMRLRPILMTSLAFGFGVVPLAISSGAGSGAQNAIGTGVLGGVVAGTLLNVLFVPLFFVAIRSRLDRRTARDLSRQTVVAAPTATPVKT
- a CDS encoding efflux RND transporter periplasmic adaptor subunit, coding for MGSARRQIGIALALPIGIALLLAGCNQTPAGNAAPAAPPPPEVGTVTIVARPTTLTTELPGRTVPYRIAEVRPRVSGLIQERLFTEGGEISAGQVLYQIDPAVYQAAYDSAEAALARSQATLDRARLKADRYALLAKSKAVSQEDNDDTQAALKEAAASVAVDQAALERARIDLAYSRVASPIAGRIGRSRVTQGALVTANQAEELATVQQIDPIYVDLTQSSTQLLKLRRALADGGLERPEGEQAKVTLILEDGRIHPHAGRLESSEVTVDQGTGTVTLRATIPNPEQELLPGMFVRARVEEGIRPDAILVPQQGVQHDRRGNPIALVVNDEGTVEERKIETTRTIGDHWLVDAGLEPGDRVIVEGSQKARPGTQVRVTDLGDQPGFAAVR